CTCAGACTATCTTGCACCACAGACTGATTAACTACTAAAGTCATGGGTTAAACGTTTGACAAAAACGTTGTTTATTGTTATTACCAAGATAACAAAAGTTAACTTAGATGACTCTAATACAGCCATCTTTTGACACTTTCCCAGTTTAAGCCTTGGCGCACAATCTTTGGGGCTTCGCCATCGCTCAAATCAATGATGGTAGAAAACTCACTCCCAGATTCTGAATCATCTTCAATGATCATATCTACTAAGTTATCGAGATTGTCGAATAGCCTGATTTTCTCTCTACCCAGGGTAGGTAATTTCCCATCAATATCGGGTAAATGAGCCGAAGTAGAAATGATAGGATTATCCAGGGATGATAATAAAGCTTGACAAATAACGTGATCAGGAACACGAATACCGCTCGTTTTACGTTTGGGATTCATCACCAATTTAGGGACTAATTTAGTCGCGGGTAACAAAAAAGTATAGGGACCAGGAATTAAATGTTTCATAATTCGATAAGCTTGATCTGTGACCAAAGCATACTCGGAAATGTTAGACAGAGAAGAACAACAAAAGGTTAAAGGTTTATCATTTGAGAGTTGTTTGATCTCTCGGACTCGTTTGATCGCTGATTTAGACTGCAAATCACAGCCGATAGCATAAACTGTATCAGTAGGATAGAGCATAACCGCTCCGTCTTTGAGAGCGTTACTGATTTCAGCAATGCGACGAGGCTGGGGATTTTGAGAGTGGAGATTATATATAGTAGCCATAATTACTTATGATCAAAGTTGCTTATTTACAATGTCCAACGGGTATAGCTGGGGATATGTGCTTAGGATCGCTGGTTGATATAGGCGTACCTTTAGAATACTTAACAACGCAGCTGGAAAAATTATCAATGGCTAATGAGTATCGTTTAGGGGTAGAAAAAGTAAATCGACAAGGTCAATTAGCAACAAAGGTAATTGTAGATTTACTCAAACCTGAATCGGTTCCCCATAGACATCTCAACACAATTGAAAATCTGATTCAACAAGCTAATCTTCCTCCCAAAGCGCGTGAATGGAGTTTGAAAATTTTTCGCCAATTAGCGATCGCCGAGGGTAAGGTACACGGTGTTCCCCCGGAGCGAGTGCATTTTCACGAAGTGGGAGCTACTGACGCGATCGTTGATATAGTGGGTACCTGTTTGGGTTTAGATTGGTTGGAGATTGAGCAGATTTACTGTTCCCCTCTACCCGTAGGAGGAGGAAGCGTTAAAGCCGCTCATGGTATCTTACCTGTACCTGTACCTGCGGTAGTAAAATTGTGGGAATCGCGTCAAGTACCAGTTTACGCCAATGGAATTAACCAAGAGTTGGTTACCCCAACTGGTGCGGCGATCGCTGTCACCCTCGCGGAAGAATTTGGAGAGATTCCACCTCTACAATTAATTAAAGTTGGCTTAGGTGCGGGGACCAAAGATTTCCCTATTCCTAATATATTACGTCTTTGGTTAGGTAATAAAACGAACCATTCCAATACAGTAGAAGAAATTGCGGTTTTAGAAACCCAAATCGACGACTTTAATCCTCAAGGGATCGGCTATCTCTGGGAACGTTTAACCGAAGCGGGTGCGCTGGATGTTTTTACTCAAGCTATTGGTATGAAAAAATCACGTCCCGGGGTTTTGCTTACGGTTATCTGTCCACCGGAGTTGATTTCTACTTGCGAAGCGGTTATCTTTAGAGAAACAACAACCCTAGGGGTGCGTCATCGCATTCAACCCCGTACGATTCTTTCCCGTCATTGGGAAACCCTAGAGATGGAATGGGGAACAATTAGGCTCAAAATAGCCAAGAGTGAAGATCAGATAGTTAATGTTCAACCAGAATACGAAGATTGCGCCGCGATCGCCCGTCAACACAACTTACCCTGGTTAAAAGTCTATCAGATGGCTTTAAATACTTGGTACGCTCAACACAATGAAACAGTTTAAACCTTATTTGCGCTGGATAATTGTAGGCGCTACGGTCTTTTTTCTGCTGAAAACTCTGAAAAATAACTGGCAAGAAGTCACTCATGTTACTCTTGAACCCCAGGGTTGGAGTTATCTGGCGATCGCTCTATTAGTTACTTTGTTAGCTCATATTTGGTCTGGGTTGGTTTGGGGGTTGATACTCAGGACCTTTCAACAGCCCCTAACTTGGTTTTGGGCTCTTAGAGTCTATTTAACTACAAATGTCGCTAAATATTTACCTGGCAATATCTGGCATTTTTATGGTCGCATCAACGCCGTAGTGAAAGCCGGAGGTAACGCACCTGTAGCCACGGTTACGGTACTGTTAGAACCTCTGTTAATGGCTTCTGCAGCTCTGTTAATGGCTATTTTCTCTGGAAGTGGCAAGATTTGGTTACAACTGTTGGGCTTAATTGGTGTTTTGATAGCTATTCATCCTTGGTTTCTCAATCGTCTGATTCGCTATCTGAGTCGTCTTAAGGGTAATTATACCGAAGTTACCGTTAAGTCCTACCCATGGCAATTATTATTGGGTGAGTGGGGCTTTGTATTTTTGCGGGGTATAGGTTTTGTGATGGTGGTCGCGGCTTTTACCCCTATAATTCTTGCTCAAGTACCTTATTTACTAAGTGTTTTCAGTTTAGCTTGGTTATTGGGTTTGATAGTTCCCGGTGCTCCCGGTGGTTTGGGTGTGTTTGAAGCTACTGCGATCGCAGCTCTTAACTCTTCACAATTTCCCTACGCTATGGTATTAGCTATAGTCGCTGTCTTCCGTTTAATTAGTATTTTAGCCGAGGCGATCGCTGCTCTCTTAGCTGCAATTAGTTTTAAGCCAAATTAATAGCTCGATGTCAAGTCACTTATTTAGACTACGTACATTAACTTAAACTTAACCCTTTGACAATCTTCGCTTAATAGTGACCAAGTATTGTATAGGAGTTCGCTTAAGTTCTCAACAAAGAATATGACTAACTTCAATACCCTTACAGGGGAAGAGCCTCTAGTTATCGCCCACCGCGGTGCTAGTGGACCACTTCCTGAGCACACTCTAGAAGCATACGAACTAGCTATCTTACAAGGCGCAGACTTTATTGAGACGGACTTAGTAAGTACTAGTGATGGAGTTTTAATTGCTCGGCACGAACCCTACCTAGACAATACCACGAACGTTGCCGAAGTATTTGGAGAAGATCGTAAATCCACTAAAATGGTAGATGGAAGCGAAGTTACCGCTTATTTTGCCGAAGACTTCACCTTAGAAGAAATTAAACAACTTAGAGCGCGTCAACCCTTTGCTATTCGCTCTCAAGATTTCAATGATATCTACGAAATTCCTACCTTTGCAGAAATTATTGACTTAGTACAACGACTAGAAGTAGAAACGGGTAGAGCAGTCGGTATTTATCCCGAAACCAAACATCCTACCTTTTTTGATCAGCAAGGTTTATCTCTAGAAGAGCCTTTAGTAGCAACCTTACTGGAAAAAGGTTTTACCGATCCAGAACGTCTTTTTCTCCAATCTTTTGAAGTAGCTAACTTACTCGACTTACAAAATAACTTGTTAGTTGGTACCGAATTAGAAGGAACACCCTTGGTACAGTTGTACGGTGAGTTCTTCGTTCAACCCTATGACATCGTGGCTAATTTTAGCGATCCTAACTTTAATCCCATGACCGTCTATGGTACTGACGCCATTAGCGCTACTACCACTTATGGGGATTTAATCAATCAGGATAACTATCCTAACGTGAATCTTCTCGCAGATTTCGTCGCTAACTACGCAGAAGGTATTGGTCCTTGGAAACGTACTTTTGTACTAACTGAGCCTTTAGCAGAACCAGTAGGGGAAGTGACGGTACAATTAACTGGAGAAGTACTACCAGTAGTCGAAGATGCTCATGAAGCTGGTTTACAAGTTCACCCCTACACCTTCCGCAATGAAGAAACCTACGCAGTTTTACAAGAAGATGGAACTGTTCAAACTCCAGTGGAAGAATATCTACAGTACTTTGATTTAGGAGTAGATGGAGTATTTAGCGACTTCCCCAATACGGCAATTAGCGCCTTAGAACAGCATCCAGCCAATCTAAATAGACACGTAATCTTCATCCACCCAGATGGAACAAGCCCAAGTCACTACGCAGCGGCGCGTTTTGTAGAACATGGACCCGATGGGAGACTCAACTGGGATCAACTAGACCAAGCAGCAGTATACTTAGGTCATCTAGAAGACCAACTAGGTGGTACTTCTAATGCAGGTGCAGTAACCCACGCTACCGGGGCTAAAGTCTATGCAGAATCATTTGGTTTCAACGCGGATAATTCTCCAGTAGAATCCCTCTCAGGTAATACTGGAAGAACGATTATGCACGAAGCGATAGAAGCAGAAAAAGTAACCGCGCTAGTACAATCAGGATTTGCAGCCGAACCTGGAACCGCAGCTTTTGTAGCGCAAGTACCCGAGATAGAAATTGACGGACAAAGAATTCCCCCCCGTCAACAAATAGCAGAAATTACCAAACAAGTGATTGAGTCAGGAGTAGACTTTATCATGGGTGGTGGTGAATTGCACATGCTTCCCATCGGAACCCCAGGATTCCACGCGACAGCAGCCCAAATGGACGCTCTCAGTACCAATCCTTTAAATCGTCCTACAGAAAATCTGATTGAGTTAGCAGAAAGTTTGGGTTACACAGTAGTCTACAATCGCGACCAATTACTAGACTTACTAGAAAATCCCACTCCCCCTACTAAAGTGCTGGGGGTTTTTGCTACCCTCCATACTTTCAACGATCGCCCCGAAGAAGTACTAGGATTAGGAACCCCTCAAGAGACACCCAACTTCGACCCAGATGCACCCACTATCGCCGAGATGCTCTCTGTAACACAAACCCTAGCTGAGCAACATCCCAACTTTGGTAACGGTTCATTCGTAGTGGTAGAAGAAGAAGGAAGCGATAATCTCGCCAACAATAACAACGCCAGCGGTACCATAGAAGCGACCCTGCGTGCAGACGAAGCTATTGGTGTGGCACTAGACTTCAACGAGCGCTACCCCAACTCCCTCATCGTCACCGCAGCAGATAGTGACGCAGGTGGTTTACAAGTCAGAGATCCTGTAGCAGCCGATACCAATGTGGGTAATATCAACAACAACCCCACCTTAGAAAGAAGAGACATACCCCTCGACGGTCAAACCGGCTCCAATACTCAACCGTTTGTCTCAGCACCCGATGCCAGTGGCGATGAGTTACCCTTTGGTATCGCCTGGGCGGGTCTTCCCGACTTCTCAGGTGGAATCGTCGCTAAAGCCCACGGTGTCAATA
This region of Gloeocapsa sp. PCC 73106 genomic DNA includes:
- the larC gene encoding nickel pincer cofactor biosynthesis protein LarC is translated as MIKVAYLQCPTGIAGDMCLGSLVDIGVPLEYLTTQLEKLSMANEYRLGVEKVNRQGQLATKVIVDLLKPESVPHRHLNTIENLIQQANLPPKAREWSLKIFRQLAIAEGKVHGVPPERVHFHEVGATDAIVDIVGTCLGLDWLEIEQIYCSPLPVGGGSVKAAHGILPVPVPAVVKLWESRQVPVYANGINQELVTPTGAAIAVTLAEEFGEIPPLQLIKVGLGAGTKDFPIPNILRLWLGNKTNHSNTVEEIAVLETQIDDFNPQGIGYLWERLTEAGALDVFTQAIGMKKSRPGVLLTVICPPELISTCEAVIFRETTTLGVRHRIQPRTILSRHWETLEMEWGTIRLKIAKSEDQIVNVQPEYEDCAAIARQHNLPWLKVYQMALNTWYAQHNETV
- a CDS encoding L-threonylcarbamoyladenylate synthase codes for the protein MATIYNLHSQNPQPRRIAEISNALKDGAVMLYPTDTVYAIGCDLQSKSAIKRVREIKQLSNDKPLTFCCSSLSNISEYALVTDQAYRIMKHLIPGPYTFLLPATKLVPKLVMNPKRKTSGIRVPDHVICQALLSSLDNPIISTSAHLPDIDGKLPTLGREKIRLFDNLDNLVDMIIEDDSESGSEFSTIIDLSDGEAPKIVRQGLNWESVKRWLY
- a CDS encoding lysylphosphatidylglycerol synthase domain-containing protein, which gives rise to MKQFKPYLRWIIVGATVFFLLKTLKNNWQEVTHVTLEPQGWSYLAIALLVTLLAHIWSGLVWGLILRTFQQPLTWFWALRVYLTTNVAKYLPGNIWHFYGRINAVVKAGGNAPVATVTVLLEPLLMASAALLMAIFSGSGKIWLQLLGLIGVLIAIHPWFLNRLIRYLSRLKGNYTEVTVKSYPWQLLLGEWGFVFLRGIGFVMVVAAFTPIILAQVPYLLSVFSLAWLLGLIVPGAPGGLGVFEATAIAALNSSQFPYAMVLAIVAVFRLISILAEAIAALLAAISFKPN
- a CDS encoding glycerophosphodiester phosphodiesterase family protein — translated: MTNFNTLTGEEPLVIAHRGASGPLPEHTLEAYELAILQGADFIETDLVSTSDGVLIARHEPYLDNTTNVAEVFGEDRKSTKMVDGSEVTAYFAEDFTLEEIKQLRARQPFAIRSQDFNDIYEIPTFAEIIDLVQRLEVETGRAVGIYPETKHPTFFDQQGLSLEEPLVATLLEKGFTDPERLFLQSFEVANLLDLQNNLLVGTELEGTPLVQLYGEFFVQPYDIVANFSDPNFNPMTVYGTDAISATTTYGDLINQDNYPNVNLLADFVANYAEGIGPWKRTFVLTEPLAEPVGEVTVQLTGEVLPVVEDAHEAGLQVHPYTFRNEETYAVLQEDGTVQTPVEEYLQYFDLGVDGVFSDFPNTAISALEQHPANLNRHVIFIHPDGTSPSHYAAARFVEHGPDGRLNWDQLDQAAVYLGHLEDQLGGTSNAGAVTHATGAKVYAESFGFNADNSPVESLSGNTGRTIMHEAIEAEKVTALVQSGFAAEPGTAAFVAQVPEIEIDGQRIPPRQQIAEITKQVIESGVDFIMGGGELHMLPIGTPGFHATAAQMDALSTNPLNRPTENLIELAESLGYTVVYNRDQLLDLLENPTPPTKVLGVFATLHTFNDRPEEVLGLGTPQETPNFDPDAPTIAEMLSVTQTLAEQHPNFGNGSFVVVEEEGSDNLANNNNASGTIEATLRADEAIGVALDFNERYPNSLIVTAADSDAGGLQVRDPVAADTNVGNINNNPTLERRDIPLDGQTGSNTQPFVSAPDASGDELPFGIAWAGLPDFSGGIVAKAHGVNSENLPATVDNTGIYELMYETLFETELTSRIESAPVAPEATEETGNVIFIHPDGTSANHYMALRNIDYGPDGRLNWDDMSNAGVYLGHMEDQLTGTSNGGAVTHATGVKVFAESFGFNEDNSPITSASGMTGMTIMEEAIEAGKATALVQSGHIAEPGTAAFVAQTLNR